One segment of Olsenella uli DSM 7084 DNA contains the following:
- a CDS encoding ATP-dependent Clp protease ATP-binding subunit: MFEKFTDKARKVMSLAQDEARSLGKMYVGTEHLLLALIREGDGIAAQALKKLDVTHEETLATIKEISTEDSEPVPGGHIPFTPRAKRVLEDAYRETMARGQTYIATEHLLLGLVAEGDGRAMTALSRMGVSGDAVRNAVEELIGQGAGRGADTTVAEAVGFGPQFMGAMPQQGASSPEDGSMLEQYGRNLTKLASDGKLDPVIGRDREVERVMQVLARRQKNNPLILGDPGVGKTAIVEGLAQLVASGNVPDILRGKQLWTLDVASLVAGSKYRGEFEERLKKVVAEVMGSGNDILFIDEMHTIIGAGSAEGSIDAASILKPPLSRGEIQVIGATTAEEYRKHIEKDSALERRFQPVSIGEPTPEDTLQILRGLQDRYESHHHVHYTDEALAAAVTLSNRYVQDRFLPDKAIDVIDEAGARTRVHKMSLPPELAKVDEELARVRDEKAEAASAQEFEEAARLRDRERELLSRRDDLEKAWREKMDGNVVSVDAADIADVISDITGVPVSNLTEAEAAKLLRCEDALHQRVVGQEEAVTKVARAIRRSRSPLKDPRRPGGSFIFLGPSGVGKTELAKSLAEFLFGSEEALVSFDMSEFMERHSVSKLVGAPPGYVGYDEGGELTKAVRRRPYSVILLDEIEKAHPDVFNVLLQILDEGRLTDGQGRTVDFSNTVVIMTSNIGAREIAQTAPMGFSSQGDGGLSDKEIRSRVEGELKRLFRPEFLNRVDEIVVFKSLTGEQLRGIVDLMVRDLRNRLVAQGMSIELTDAARDLIAREGTDPVYGARPLRRAIQTLIEDPLSEEMLMGAWKAGDVIGVDAQDDKLVFARVEGEIPAIEERVHMDLPRARDHWSPTAPAAPTAQAPGGTAASED, encoded by the coding sequence ATGTTCGAGAAGTTCACAGACAAGGCGCGCAAGGTCATGAGCCTCGCGCAGGACGAGGCCCGCAGCCTCGGCAAGATGTACGTCGGCACCGAGCATCTCCTGCTGGCCCTCATCAGGGAGGGCGACGGCATCGCCGCGCAGGCGCTCAAGAAGCTCGACGTCACGCACGAGGAGACGCTCGCGACCATCAAGGAGATCTCGACCGAGGACTCCGAGCCCGTCCCCGGCGGACACATCCCGTTCACGCCGCGCGCCAAGCGCGTGCTCGAGGACGCCTATCGCGAGACCATGGCTCGCGGCCAGACCTACATCGCGACGGAGCATCTGCTCCTCGGCCTCGTCGCCGAGGGCGACGGGCGCGCCATGACCGCCCTTTCGCGCATGGGGGTCTCGGGCGACGCCGTCCGAAATGCCGTCGAGGAGCTCATAGGCCAGGGCGCCGGCAGGGGTGCGGATACCACGGTCGCCGAGGCGGTGGGCTTTGGCCCCCAGTTCATGGGCGCCATGCCCCAGCAGGGGGCGTCTTCGCCAGAAGACGGCTCCATGCTCGAGCAGTACGGCCGCAACCTCACCAAGCTCGCCTCCGACGGCAAGCTCGATCCCGTCATCGGCCGTGACCGTGAGGTCGAGCGCGTCATGCAGGTGCTGGCGCGCCGCCAGAAGAACAACCCGCTCATCCTGGGCGACCCCGGCGTGGGCAAGACGGCCATCGTCGAGGGGCTGGCACAGCTTGTCGCCTCGGGCAACGTGCCCGACATCCTGCGCGGAAAGCAGCTGTGGACCCTGGATGTGGCCTCGCTGGTCGCCGGCTCCAAGTACCGTGGCGAGTTCGAGGAGCGCCTCAAGAAGGTCGTCGCCGAGGTCATGGGGTCCGGCAACGACATCCTCTTCATCGACGAGATGCACACCATCATCGGCGCCGGCTCGGCCGAAGGCTCCATCGACGCGGCGTCGATCCTGAAGCCCCCCCTGTCCCGTGGCGAGATACAGGTGATCGGCGCCACGACGGCCGAGGAGTACCGCAAGCACATCGAGAAGGACTCGGCACTCGAGCGCCGCTTCCAGCCGGTCAGCATCGGTGAGCCCACGCCCGAGGATACCCTCCAGATCCTGCGAGGGCTTCAGGATCGCTACGAGAGCCACCACCATGTCCACTACACCGACGAGGCGCTCGCCGCGGCGGTCACCCTCTCCAACCGCTACGTGCAGGACCGCTTCCTGCCAGACAAGGCCATCGACGTCATCGACGAGGCGGGGGCCCGCACCCGCGTGCACAAGATGAGCCTCCCCCCCGAGCTCGCGAAGGTGGACGAGGAGCTCGCCCGCGTCAGGGACGAGAAGGCCGAGGCCGCCTCGGCCCAGGAGTTCGAGGAGGCGGCGCGCCTGCGCGACCGCGAGCGCGAGCTCCTTTCCCGGCGCGATGACCTCGAGAAGGCCTGGCGCGAGAAGATGGACGGAAACGTCGTGTCCGTTGACGCCGCCGACATCGCCGACGTCATCTCGGACATCACGGGCGTGCCCGTCTCAAACCTCACCGAGGCGGAAGCGGCCAAGCTCCTGCGCTGCGAGGACGCACTCCACCAGCGCGTCGTGGGCCAGGAGGAGGCCGTGACCAAGGTCGCCAGGGCCATCCGCCGCAGCCGCTCGCCACTCAAGGACCCCCGTCGCCCCGGCGGCTCGTTCATCTTCCTGGGACCCTCGGGCGTGGGCAAGACCGAGCTCGCCAAGTCGCTCGCTGAGTTCCTCTTCGGCAGCGAGGAGGCGCTCGTGAGCTTCGACATGTCGGAGTTCATGGAGAGGCACTCGGTCTCCAAGCTCGTCGGCGCACCTCCGGGGTATGTGGGCTACGACGAGGGCGGAGAGCTCACCAAGGCGGTCCGTCGGCGCCCGTACTCGGTCATCCTCCTCGACGAGATCGAGAAGGCCCACCCAGACGTGTTCAACGTCCTTCTCCAGATCCTGGACGAGGGGCGCCTGACCGATGGGCAGGGTCGCACGGTGGACTTCTCCAACACGGTCGTCATCATGACCTCCAACATAGGCGCCCGCGAGATCGCACAGACCGCCCCCATGGGCTTCAGCTCCCAGGGCGACGGCGGCCTGTCTGACAAGGAGATCCGCAGCCGCGTCGAAGGCGAGCTCAAGCGCCTGTTCCGCCCCGAGTTCCTCAACCGCGTGGACGAGATCGTGGTCTTCAAGTCCCTCACGGGCGAGCAGCTGCGCGGCATCGTCGACCTCATGGTGCGCGACCTGCGCAACCGCCTGGTGGCCCAGGGCATGTCCATCGAGCTCACCGATGCCGCTCGTGACCTCATCGCCAGGGAGGGGACCGATCCCGTCTATGGCGCCCGCCCGCTGCGCCGTGCCATCCAGACCCTCATCGAGGACCCCCTCTCCGAGGAGATGCTCATGGGCGCGTGGAAGGCCGGTGACGTCATCGGCGTCGACGCGCAAGACGACAAGCTCGTCTTCGCGCGGGTCGAGGGGGAGATCCCGGCCATCGAGGAGCGCGTCCACATGGACCTGCCGCGCGCCCGCGACCACTGGAGCCCTACGGCCCCTGCCGCGCCGACCGCGCAGGCCCCGGGCGGCACCGCTGCTTCTGAGGACTGA
- a CDS encoding HD family phosphohydrolase, producing the protein MAEMSASARAAAEAVAEEGQRLESGLTRDQAFELLKMHNEDPFHISHGETLEALMRHYAERYDAQNVDFWGQVGLLHDLDWEKWQDDHNHTIKTAELLAEAGADPYLAHAIMTHNSDVNTELPVPQLKMERVLFACDELSGLIQAAARVRPSGSVMDMPLKSLKKKFKDKRFAAGCDRDVIRQGAELNGMGVDELLDEILGAMKAIAPAGDIYAKDGEGML; encoded by the coding sequence ATGGCAGAGATGAGCGCTTCCGCGAGGGCTGCGGCCGAGGCAGTGGCCGAGGAGGGCCAGAGGCTCGAGAGCGGCCTGACGCGTGACCAGGCCTTTGAATTGCTGAAGATGCACAACGAGGACCCGTTCCACATCAGCCACGGCGAGACCCTCGAGGCCCTCATGCGCCACTATGCCGAGAGGTACGACGCCCAGAACGTCGACTTCTGGGGACAGGTTGGCCTGCTGCACGACCTCGACTGGGAGAAGTGGCAGGACGACCACAACCACACCATCAAGACCGCGGAGCTCCTGGCCGAGGCCGGGGCCGACCCGTATCTGGCGCATGCCATCATGACGCACAACTCCGACGTCAACACCGAGCTTCCCGTGCCCCAGCTCAAGATGGAACGGGTGCTCTTCGCCTGCGACGAGCTCTCGGGCCTGATCCAGGCGGCCGCTCGCGTGCGTCCGTCCGGATCAGTGATGGACATGCCGCTCAAGTCGCTCAAGAAGAAGTTCAAGGACAAGCGCTTCGCCGCCGGCTGCGATCGTGACGTCATTCGCCAGGGTGCCGAGCTCAACGGCATGGGGGTCGATGAGCTGCTGGACGAGATCCTCGGGGCGATGAAGGCCATCGCACCCGCCGGTGACATTTACGCCAAGGACGGGGAGGGCATGCTGTAG
- the lysS gene encoding lysine--tRNA ligase, translating to MADQSIAPETDINDERSVRRAKRQALIDAGVNPYPTKSDITAHAAELAERYASLEDGADTTDEYSLAGRIRAYRRQGKARFLVIEDVSGEIQLFCRVNNLSAEDWGLLGQLDLGDIIQARGTVLRTRRGQLSVSPTSVTLLSKSVRPLPEKFHGLTDRELRYRQRYVDLIMNRDVRDTFRMRSAIVSQIRRYMESDGYIEVETPMMHAILGGANARPFVTHFNALDRNFYLRIATELPLKRLIVGGMERVFEIGRQFRNEGMDLTHNPEFTSMEAYCAYSDLQGMKDLTMGLFKAIAREACGCEEGHEAIVYQGQEIDLSGTWRSATVAEIASEVCGEELTIDTPLDHLRELCAAHSIEWRENWGAGKLLFELYDELGEETLVNPTFVCDYPEEVSPLAKRKDDDPCITDRFELVIAGHEYANAFSELNDPVDQAGRFAEQVAAKGFGDDEAMGYDYDYVRALEYGMPPAGGIGFGIDRMVMLFCDQPAIRDVLLFPQMKPEAVTREQIAAQVTGARTDGAAANIDALLSDAGTGVGPGAVRADDDGGVAATAGPTDVGPEPPVVSVPGPAGSVVEGDVTIEPIATDVSFDDFSRSDMRVVRVRECVAVPKSKKLLRFTLDDGTGEERTILSGIHAYYEPEELVGKNLVAITNIPPRRMMGVDSCGMLLSAIHEVKGEERLDLLMVDDAIPAGSKLY from the coding sequence ATGGCCGACCAGAGCATCGCCCCCGAGACCGACATCAACGACGAGCGGTCCGTCCGCCGCGCCAAGCGCCAGGCGCTGATCGACGCAGGCGTGAACCCATACCCCACCAAGAGCGACATTACCGCCCACGCAGCCGAACTGGCGGAACGCTATGCCAGCCTGGAGGATGGCGCGGACACCACGGATGAGTACTCCCTGGCCGGCCGCATCCGTGCGTACCGCCGACAGGGTAAGGCCCGCTTCCTCGTCATCGAGGACGTCTCGGGTGAGATCCAGCTGTTCTGTCGCGTCAACAACCTCAGCGCAGAGGACTGGGGCCTTCTCGGCCAGCTTGACCTGGGCGACATCATTCAGGCGCGCGGCACCGTCCTGCGTACGCGTCGCGGCCAGCTCTCGGTCTCGCCCACGAGCGTCACGCTGCTCTCCAAGTCCGTGCGGCCGCTGCCGGAGAAGTTCCATGGCCTCACGGACCGCGAGCTGCGCTACCGCCAGCGCTACGTCGACCTCATCATGAACCGTGACGTGCGTGACACCTTCCGCATGCGCAGTGCCATCGTGAGCCAGATTCGCCGTTACATGGAGTCTGACGGCTATATCGAGGTCGAGACCCCCATGATGCACGCCATCCTGGGTGGTGCCAACGCGCGCCCGTTCGTGACGCACTTCAATGCCCTCGACCGCAACTTCTACCTGCGCATCGCCACCGAGCTTCCGCTCAAGCGCCTCATCGTGGGAGGCATGGAGCGCGTCTTCGAGATCGGCCGCCAGTTCCGCAACGAGGGCATGGACCTCACCCACAATCCCGAGTTCACCTCGATGGAGGCCTACTGCGCCTACTCGGACCTGCAGGGCATGAAGGACCTCACCATGGGGCTCTTCAAGGCCATCGCCCGCGAGGCCTGCGGTTGCGAGGAGGGCCACGAGGCCATCGTCTACCAGGGCCAGGAGATAGACCTCTCCGGCACCTGGCGCTCTGCCACCGTGGCCGAGATCGCCTCGGAGGTTTGCGGCGAGGAGCTCACGATCGACACGCCCCTCGACCACCTGCGCGAACTCTGTGCCGCACATAGCATCGAATGGCGGGAGAACTGGGGCGCCGGCAAGCTCCTGTTCGAGCTCTACGACGAGCTGGGCGAGGAGACCCTGGTGAACCCCACCTTCGTGTGCGACTATCCCGAGGAGGTCAGCCCACTGGCCAAGCGCAAGGACGACGACCCCTGCATCACGGACCGCTTCGAGCTGGTCATTGCCGGCCATGAGTACGCCAACGCGTTCTCCGAGCTCAACGATCCCGTCGACCAGGCCGGCCGCTTTGCCGAGCAGGTGGCGGCCAAGGGCTTCGGCGACGACGAGGCCATGGGCTACGACTACGACTACGTCCGTGCGCTTGAGTACGGCATGCCGCCTGCAGGTGGCATCGGCTTTGGCATCGACCGCATGGTGATGCTGTTCTGCGACCAGCCCGCCATCCGCGACGTGCTGCTGTTCCCGCAGATGAAGCCCGAGGCCGTCACGCGCGAGCAGATTGCCGCCCAGGTCACGGGTGCGCGCACGGACGGTGCGGCAGCCAACATCGACGCGCTGCTCTCCGACGCGGGGACGGGTGTGGGCCCTGGGGCCGTGCGGGCTGACGACGATGGGGGAGTCGCCGCGACCGCCGGGCCCACGGACGTCGGGCCCGAGCCCCCCGTCGTGTCGGTGCCGGGGCCTGCGGGGTCAGTCGTAGAGGGGGACGTCACGATTGAGCCCATCGCCACCGACGTCAGCTTCGACGATTTCTCCCGGTCGGACATGCGCGTCGTGCGCGTGCGGGAGTGCGTCGCGGTCCCCAAGAGCAAGAAGCTCCTGCGGTTCACGCTCGACGACGGTACGGGGGAGGAGCGCACGATCCTCTCGGGCATTCACGCCTACTACGAGCCGGAGGAGCTTGTGGGAAAGAACCTCGTGGCGATCACGAACATCCCGCCGCGCAGGATGATGGGCGTCGACTCCTGCGGCATGCTCCTGTCGGCCATCCATGAGGTCAAGGGAGAGGAGCGTCTCGACCTCCTGATGGTGGACGACGCCATCCCGGCAGGATCGAAGCTGTACTAG
- a CDS encoding vWA domain-containing protein has translation MRETVPSLRKKGVLALACAAALAAALFIALPASVWADTGTWTVSKSKAATWVDEGKTARVTLQLPSSEAKLSSDIVFVVDNSSCGDDAINDAKATLDRLVAEVAGADQVKVGVVSFKGDGHVEKGLSELNAGSVDAFKGAIAGGYTGALRSGTNMQDGLAKAKAMLDADTDTPANRKHVILVSDGLTRLFTAEDGTVKDIYYQYSYTDPTSQQAASEIDLRNFVYFGMIDEWRQARTPASSTYAMPYGDWDTYYAHLVEWVANDGDTYARDFKTYGNDATSMVKDPATGAITDPSFAFIEHGTQADHAMAPDRAVYEAYAVWQALKGEGYACYAVRTGEDSDFSTKFMDQLNGGTPLDFTQIANNILYACGAGSKVTDSMGKGESYDFDFVPGTATVSVGTEQLEVTRESENTWSFHSTGSTSPRFTLTYDADADAYEFTAHEAISNFAPVKLTYDVALAKAPAEPGDYELATNTKATLLPVNSAGVQGAEEDFDIPKLAYTVKAPSDPKTPEKPEAKSPTPTTYPATKTTSRKTLPQTGDPTSSLPFIATALAAAVAIGTAVGVRALKKH, from the coding sequence ATGAGGGAAACCGTACCGTCACTGCGCAAGAAGGGGGTCTTGGCCCTGGCATGCGCCGCCGCGCTCGCCGCAGCCCTCTTCATCGCGCTCCCAGCATCCGTATGGGCGGATACCGGCACCTGGACGGTCTCCAAATCGAAGGCGGCAACGTGGGTCGACGAGGGCAAGACCGCCCGCGTCACGCTCCAGTTGCCGAGCTCCGAGGCCAAGCTTTCATCCGACATCGTCTTCGTCGTGGACAATTCGAGCTGTGGGGACGATGCCATCAACGACGCCAAGGCCACGCTTGACAGGCTCGTTGCCGAAGTGGCGGGCGCCGACCAGGTGAAGGTGGGCGTCGTGTCGTTCAAGGGCGACGGTCACGTGGAAAAGGGGCTCTCCGAGCTGAACGCCGGCAGCGTCGATGCGTTCAAGGGAGCCATCGCGGGAGGCTACACGGGCGCTCTAAGGTCCGGCACGAACATGCAGGACGGCCTTGCCAAAGCCAAGGCCATGCTGGATGCGGATACGGATACGCCCGCGAACCGCAAGCATGTCATCCTGGTGAGCGACGGTCTGACGCGCCTGTTCACGGCCGAGGACGGCACGGTGAAGGACATCTACTACCAGTACTCGTACACCGACCCGACGTCTCAGCAGGCCGCAAGCGAGATCGATCTGAGGAACTTCGTGTACTTCGGCATGATCGACGAGTGGCGCCAGGCGCGCACGCCCGCTTCGAGCACCTACGCCATGCCGTACGGCGACTGGGACACCTACTATGCCCACCTCGTCGAATGGGTCGCGAACGACGGCGACACGTATGCGCGCGACTTCAAGACCTACGGCAACGACGCCACGAGCATGGTGAAGGATCCCGCGACGGGCGCCATCACCGATCCGAGCTTCGCCTTCATCGAGCACGGGACCCAGGCCGACCATGCCATGGCGCCTGACCGTGCGGTCTACGAGGCCTACGCCGTGTGGCAGGCCTTGAAGGGCGAGGGCTATGCCTGCTACGCCGTGCGCACGGGCGAAGATTCCGATTTCTCCACCAAGTTCATGGACCAGCTCAACGGAGGCACGCCGCTCGACTTCACGCAGATCGCCAACAACATCCTGTATGCCTGCGGCGCCGGTTCGAAGGTCACCGACTCCATGGGCAAGGGCGAAAGCTACGATTTCGACTTCGTCCCCGGAACGGCGACGGTCAGCGTCGGAACCGAGCAGCTCGAGGTCACGAGAGAGAGCGAGAACACCTGGAGCTTCCATAGCACGGGATCCACGAGCCCACGCTTCACCTTGACGTACGACGCGGATGCGGACGCCTACGAGTTCACCGCGCACGAGGCGATCTCCAACTTCGCACCCGTGAAGCTGACGTACGACGTCGCGTTGGCGAAGGCTCCGGCCGAGCCGGGCGACTACGAGCTTGCCACCAACACCAAGGCGACGCTCCTGCCCGTCAATTCCGCAGGCGTCCAGGGCGCAGAGGAAGACTTCGATATCCCGAAGCTGGCGTATACCGTCAAGGCGCCGAGCGATCCGAAGACGCCCGAAAAGCCTGAGGCGAAGTCACCCACCCCCACGACCTATCCTGCAACTAAGACCACGTCCCGCAAAACGTTGCCTCAGACGGGCGACCCGACGAGCTCCCTGCCGTTCATCGCGACGGCACTCGCCGCTGCGGTGGCCATCGGCACGGCCGTGGGCGTGAGGGCGTTGAAGAAGCACTAG
- the greA gene encoding transcription elongation factor GreA: protein MANKEIILTPEGRQKLVDELAYREGERRDEIVERIKEARGFGDLSENAEYDAAKEEQSQNESRVNEIRQILVAAKVVERGEGELSVSIGTTVELEDAKGKKTSFTIVGTTETNSLEHRISNESPAGAVLIGHVVGDEVSFTTPNGKLRTYTVVNITR, encoded by the coding sequence ATGGCAAACAAGGAAATCATCCTCACCCCCGAAGGTCGCCAGAAGCTCGTCGACGAGCTTGCCTACCGCGAGGGCGAGAGGCGCGACGAGATCGTCGAGCGCATCAAGGAGGCCCGCGGCTTCGGCGACCTCTCCGAGAACGCCGAGTATGATGCGGCCAAGGAGGAGCAATCCCAGAACGAGTCTCGCGTGAACGAGATCCGCCAGATCCTTGTGGCGGCCAAGGTCGTCGAGCGAGGTGAGGGCGAGCTCTCCGTCTCCATCGGCACCACGGTCGAGCTCGAGGATGCCAAGGGCAAGAAGACCTCCTTCACCATCGTGGGGACCACCGAGACCAACTCCCTCGAGCACCGCATCTCGAACGAGTCGCCAGCCGGTGCCGTCCTGATCGGTCACGTCGTGGGCGACGAGGTCTCCTTCACCACGCCAAACGGCAAGCTCCGCACGTACACGGTCGTCAACATCACGCGCTAG
- the tatA gene encoding twin-arginine translocase TatA/TatE family subunit — translation MIAGLGPFEIIIILVIILVIFGPKNLPKLGSALGKTVKNVREGMDGEETASKADEVEDDAEDAEDVEEVAGDSDEDAPGDGAFCPKCGSKNASDAAFCSKCGNKLGE, via the coding sequence ATGATAGCTGGACTCGGTCCCTTCGAGATCATCATCATCCTAGTCATCATCCTGGTCATCTTTGGGCCCAAGAACCTTCCCAAGCTCGGCAGCGCTCTGGGCAAGACCGTCAAGAACGTGCGCGAGGGCATGGACGGCGAGGAGACCGCTTCCAAGGCCGACGAGGTCGAGGATGACGCCGAGGATGCTGAGGATGTCGAGGAAGTTGCTGGCGACTCCGACGAGGATGCTCCGGGGGATGGCGCCTTCTGCCCCAAGTGCGGCAGCAAGAACGCCTCCGATGCCGCGTTCTGCTCCAAGTGTGGCAACAAGCTCGGCGAGTAG
- a CDS encoding spermidine synthase, translating to MPVILTYLLVFALVADAIFVAALVILRRRGVYLRLRSKFGPIMVFDSTDDDGVPVRLLNVGGKFQSVGYVDEGLRYELACVYHRYFAEILSIAANPGSVAERAAGRGVPERSTTGRDGTGCDVAHDAGSDNAGSDNAGQNLGQERPWSGDALVIGGGGYSFPKWLVAHCPQARVTVVEIDPVISDIARRRFFLDDLIRDFGATPGDAHATPSDTSPGRLRLVCDDGWAYLRGCGCHFDLIVNDAFGGRKPLGPLKTSEGARSVREHLSEHGIYLANVISALEGKRARPLEESLAACKGTFAHVYLIPERPEEPEREGDNVLIASQLRLSIQKCYAVQ from the coding sequence ATGCCCGTCATCCTTACATACCTACTCGTGTTCGCCCTCGTCGCAGACGCCATCTTCGTCGCAGCGCTCGTCATCCTGCGCAGGCGAGGCGTCTACCTACGTCTTCGCTCCAAGTTTGGGCCAATCATGGTCTTTGACTCGACGGATGATGACGGGGTGCCCGTGCGCCTGCTCAACGTGGGGGGCAAGTTCCAATCGGTAGGCTACGTAGACGAGGGGCTGCGCTACGAGTTGGCCTGCGTCTATCACCGCTACTTCGCGGAGATCCTCTCCATCGCGGCAAACCCGGGGAGTGTCGCAGAGAGGGCCGCTGGACGCGGAGTCCCGGAACGCAGTACCACGGGACGCGACGGCACGGGATGCGACGTGGCGCACGACGCTGGGTCCGACAACGCAGGGTCCGACAACGCAGGGCAGAACCTGGGACAAGAACGGCCTTGGTCAGGAGATGCCCTGGTCATAGGGGGTGGCGGCTACTCGTTCCCCAAGTGGCTCGTGGCCCACTGTCCCCAGGCACGGGTCACGGTGGTGGAGATAGATCCCGTGATCTCGGACATCGCGCGCAGGCGCTTCTTCCTGGACGACCTGATCCGCGACTTTGGCGCAACGCCAGGCGACGCCCACGCAACGCCGAGCGACACCTCGCCGGGCCGCCTACGACTCGTCTGCGATGACGGGTGGGCATATCTGCGTGGATGTGGCTGCCACTTCGACCTCATCGTAAACGACGCATTTGGCGGCAGGAAGCCACTGGGACCCCTCAAGACCAGCGAGGGCGCACGCAGCGTGCGAGAACATCTCAGCGAGCACGGCATCTACCTGGCAAACGTGATCTCCGCACTCGAGGGAAAGAGGGCCAGGCCGCTTGAGGAGAGCCTTGCGGCATGCAAGGGTACCTTCGCGCACGTCTACCTCATTCCAGAGCGCCCCGAAGAGCCCGAGCGCGAGGGAGACAACGTCCTGATTGCCAGCCAGCTGCGCCTTTCCATCCAGAAGTGCTACGCAGTTCAGTAG
- a CDS encoding cupin domain-containing protein gives MKLPAGKVFSISDDMPPVSGCTTSQTIHHANGLSITNFSLAAHTDISAECYDYHKLFVVEWGDMEVYQGSADPTGLADPAGFAGQDGSTDFAGPNDPARHHVRGPARALAVASGEAVVSLPDVTLGVRTDAGCVYTEVTLKKEAAMNDTLKSGEVVKLADLLPYQDGRVVNMDLARNDGMKLSLMSFGAGTGLDEHSAPGEALVFALDGEGVIGYEGQEHVIHAGENFKFDKGGRHFVRADRPFKMALLLTL, from the coding sequence ATGAAGCTGCCAGCTGGAAAGGTCTTCTCGATTAGTGACGACATGCCGCCGGTTTCTGGGTGCACCACGTCTCAGACGATTCACCATGCGAACGGCCTGTCCATCACCAACTTCTCTCTTGCCGCCCACACGGACATCAGCGCAGAGTGCTACGACTACCACAAGCTGTTCGTTGTCGAATGGGGTGACATGGAGGTCTACCAGGGTTCAGCTGACCCTACGGGTCTCGCCGATCCCGCTGGCTTTGCTGGTCAGGATGGTTCCACAGACTTCGCTGGCCCCAACGACCCCGCCCGGCATCACGTCAGGGGCCCTGCACGCGCCCTAGCCGTTGCCTCTGGTGAGGCCGTTGTGTCTCTCCCCGATGTCACGCTGGGGGTCCGTACGGATGCGGGTTGCGTGTACACGGAAGTCACCCTCAAGAAGGAGGCCGCCATGAACGACACGCTCAAATCAGGGGAGGTCGTCAAGTTGGCGGACCTCTTGCCCTACCAGGACGGCAGGGTCGTGAACATGGACTTGGCCCGCAACGACGGGATGAAGCTCTCCCTCATGAGCTTTGGCGCGGGCACCGGCCTGGACGAGCACTCCGCTCCCGGCGAGGCACTGGTCTTCGCGCTCGATGGCGAGGGGGTCATCGGCTACGAGGGCCAGGAGCACGTCATCCATGCGGGTGAGAACTTCAAGTTCGACAAGGGCGGGCGCCACTTCGTCCGCGCGGACAGGCCCTTCAAGATGGCCCTGCTCCTCACGCTCTGA
- a CDS encoding class I SAM-dependent methyltransferase, with amino-acid sequence MGAVSVNHMCAADTDCALPSTWRGGGRGSTTKRRGYMNTDVARRMNSLNAEFYRAQASSFCQTRQAPWPGWGRVVSLAGIAVTATPSTLSVLDVACGNLRFGTYLASRMASSPVPARVAYCAVDSCPSLVRRCAPPLPWKVDFTQIDLVERLLNGVPLAFPAPASAPADLTVCFGFMHHVPTWAARVALLRALLGATRPGGTCAVSLWQFMNSPRLARRARETTVEALGSLGLAPSDLDADDYLVGWQGLPDVWRYCHSFDADGITALVDAVSDLSTVRERFSSDGRTGNLNTYLVFRRHAAC; translated from the coding sequence ATGGGTGCCGTCAGCGTCAACCACATGTGCGCTGCCGACACCGACTGCGCGCTGCCGAGCACCTGGAGGGGAGGGGGGCGCGGCTCTACCACGAAGCGCCGAGGCTACATGAACACTGACGTCGCACGTCGCATGAACAGCCTGAACGCGGAGTTCTACCGAGCCCAGGCCAGCTCGTTCTGCCAGACGCGCCAGGCACCATGGCCGGGGTGGGGGAGGGTGGTCTCCCTTGCCGGCATTGCCGTGACCGCAACGCCATCGACGCTCTCCGTCTTGGACGTGGCCTGCGGGAACCTGCGTTTTGGCACCTACCTTGCATCTAGGATGGCATCGTCGCCCGTACCGGCACGGGTCGCCTATTGCGCGGTCGACAGTTGTCCGTCGCTTGTCCGCCGCTGCGCCCCTCCGCTTCCCTGGAAGGTTGACTTCACCCAAATCGATCTGGTGGAACGACTCCTCAATGGTGTCCCGCTGGCGTTCCCTGCACCCGCGTCTGCCCCCGCGGATCTGACGGTCTGCTTTGGGTTCATGCACCATGTGCCCACCTGGGCGGCACGGGTTGCCCTCCTTCGGGCGTTGCTCGGCGCGACGCGTCCCGGGGGAACCTGTGCCGTTTCGCTCTGGCAGTTCATGAACAGCCCCAGGCTTGCGCGGCGTGCGCGCGAAACTACCGTCGAGGCCCTCGGGTCGCTGGGCTTGGCCCCCAGCGATCTCGACGCCGATGACTATCTGGTGGGATGGCAGGGGCTTCCCGACGTCTGGCGCTACTGCCACAGCTTCGATGCGGACGGGATAACGGCTCTCGTGGACGCCGTGTCGGACCTCTCGACCGTCCGGGAGCGCTTCTCGTCCGATGGCCGTACGGGCAATCTCAACACCTATCTAGTCTTCCGCCGTCACGCGGCATGTTGA